One segment of Pirellulales bacterium DNA contains the following:
- the gcvH gene encoding glycine cleavage system protein GcvH: MNPEQLRFAKTHEWVHVEPDSQGQQVATLGVSSFAVEALTDLVFMQLPEVGRQVKPGQSVGEIESVKAVSDLYSPVGGKVVAVNTDLPNHLETLSSDPYGAGWMVKIQLDDPKQLDSLMDYATYQAQCAEEGH; encoded by the coding sequence GTGAATCCCGAACAACTGCGTTTCGCAAAAACCCACGAATGGGTTCACGTCGAGCCAGATAGCCAAGGCCAACAGGTCGCCACGCTCGGCGTTTCTTCCTTCGCGGTCGAAGCGCTCACCGACTTGGTGTTCATGCAATTGCCCGAGGTCGGCCGGCAGGTGAAGCCTGGGCAATCGGTCGGCGAGATTGAATCGGTCAAGGCCGTGAGCGATTTATATAGCCCGGTCGGCGGCAAAGTCGTGGCCGTCAACACCGATTTGCCCAATCATCTGGAAACGCTTTCCAGCGACCCCTACGGCGCCGGCTGGATGGTAAAAATCCAACTCGACGATCCGAAGCAACTCGACTCGCTGATGGACTACGCGACCTATCAAGCCCAATGCGCCGAGGAAGGACACTAA
- the rnr gene encoding ribonuclease R, producing MPHADLEREILDFVGAAGYRPVKPRVIAKHLHISEEERHDFKRLLKRLIKAGRLAYGPSHLIMPIALAEKGNALAESSVRSSTAASEEDGGGDSEAGPLLPGPSVAMGKRGPNLVTGVFRRAQAGFGFVRPAGSAPGADRKLDIFIPADRTLDASSGDTVLVRLQKQRDVRRPNPQGDIVEVVERDTHQFVGTYFESAGSAFVQVDGTVFSRPVLLGDPGAKNARPDDKVVFEMIRFPSHVHDGEGVITEVLGGRGEPGVDTLSIIREYGLPEHFADDVLEDARHQADRFSEEIHPPRVDLTSETVITIDPVDARDFDDAISLVRLSNGHWKLGVHIADVSHFVRPRSPLDREALNRGTSVYLPDRVIPMLPEILSNGLASLQPDKVRFTKSVFIEFTADGARVAADPHSAAIRSCRRFSYEEVDSFLADREAWKSRLTPEVHSLLERMHELAMILRERRFRRGALELTMKEVKVDLDADGRVSGAHVVENTESHQIIEEFMLSANEAVAEILYAAGLPFLRRVHSDPDPRKLKALDEFVAAMGFQTESLQSRFALQALLKLVDGKPEQHAVNYAVLRSLQRAIYSPIEEGHYALASDCYCHFTSPIRRYPDLTIHRLLEHLLHGKKSPGSMPELVALGEHCSDREQRAEAAERELTKLKLLIYMQNRIGEEMDAVVTGVEEFGLFAEGIRIPAEGLIRVASLADDRYRYDRTTHTLTGYRAGNSFRLGDRVRVSVARVDIDRRELDFRLVDRGRRAAAIKVRDKKTNVSRNGTKKRRKH from the coding sequence ATGCCCCACGCCGATCTCGAACGCGAAATTCTCGATTTTGTCGGCGCGGCGGGCTATCGGCCTGTCAAGCCGCGGGTGATCGCCAAGCATCTTCATATTTCCGAAGAAGAGCGGCACGACTTCAAACGGCTGCTCAAGCGGCTCATCAAGGCCGGCCGACTCGCCTACGGGCCCAGCCACCTGATCATGCCGATTGCGCTCGCCGAAAAGGGCAACGCTCTGGCGGAATCGTCGGTTCGCAGTTCAACGGCGGCCAGTGAGGAAGACGGGGGCGGCGATTCAGAAGCTGGCCCGCTGCTCCCCGGACCATCGGTCGCGATGGGCAAGCGCGGACCGAATCTTGTTACGGGCGTTTTTCGCCGCGCGCAAGCCGGGTTTGGATTCGTCCGTCCGGCCGGCTCCGCACCGGGAGCGGACCGCAAGCTCGATATCTTCATTCCCGCCGATCGCACGCTCGACGCTTCTTCCGGCGACACCGTGCTCGTGCGCTTGCAAAAGCAGCGCGATGTTCGCCGCCCGAATCCGCAAGGCGATATTGTCGAAGTCGTCGAACGCGACACGCATCAATTCGTCGGCACCTATTTCGAATCGGCCGGCAGCGCGTTCGTGCAAGTCGATGGCACGGTGTTCAGCCGGCCCGTGCTGCTCGGCGATCCCGGCGCCAAAAACGCCCGGCCCGACGACAAAGTCGTGTTCGAGATGATCCGCTTTCCATCGCATGTGCACGATGGCGAGGGCGTGATCACCGAAGTGCTTGGCGGGCGCGGCGAGCCCGGCGTCGACACACTGTCGATCATTCGCGAGTATGGCTTGCCCGAGCATTTTGCCGACGATGTGCTCGAAGACGCTCGCCATCAGGCGGATCGGTTCAGCGAAGAGATTCATCCGCCGCGCGTCGATCTGACCAGCGAGACCGTGATCACGATCGATCCGGTCGATGCCCGCGATTTCGACGACGCGATTTCGCTCGTGCGGCTGTCGAATGGGCATTGGAAATTGGGCGTGCATATCGCCGACGTGTCGCACTTCGTGCGGCCGCGTTCGCCGCTGGATCGCGAAGCACTCAACCGCGGAACGAGCGTTTATTTGCCCGACCGCGTGATCCCGATGCTGCCCGAGATTCTCTCTAACGGCCTGGCGAGCCTGCAGCCGGACAAAGTCCGGTTCACCAAAAGCGTATTCATCGAATTCACAGCCGATGGGGCGCGCGTGGCCGCCGATCCGCACTCGGCAGCGATCCGCAGTTGCCGGCGATTCAGCTACGAAGAGGTTGATAGCTTCTTGGCCGACCGCGAGGCTTGGAAAAGCCGGTTGACGCCCGAGGTGCATTCGCTGCTGGAGCGGATGCACGAATTGGCAATGATCCTGCGCGAGCGGCGATTTCGCCGCGGGGCGCTCGAATTGACGATGAAAGAGGTGAAGGTCGATCTGGATGCCGATGGCCGGGTGTCGGGAGCGCATGTCGTCGAGAACACCGAGAGCCACCAGATCATCGAAGAATTCATGCTCTCGGCAAACGAAGCCGTGGCCGAAATTTTGTACGCCGCCGGTCTGCCATTTCTCCGCCGCGTGCATTCCGATCCCGATCCGCGCAAGCTCAAGGCCCTCGACGAATTCGTCGCCGCGATGGGTTTTCAAACCGAAAGCCTGCAAAGCCGCTTCGCCCTGCAAGCGCTGCTGAAATTGGTCGACGGCAAACCCGAGCAGCACGCCGTGAACTATGCCGTCTTGCGCAGCCTGCAGCGGGCAATTTACAGTCCGATCGAAGAGGGGCACTACGCGCTGGCGAGCGATTGCTATTGCCACTTCACATCGCCGATTCGCCGCTATCCAGACCTTACGATTCACCGTCTGCTGGAACACTTGCTGCACGGCAAGAAATCGCCCGGCAGCATGCCCGAATTGGTCGCCCTTGGGGAGCATTGCTCGGATCGTGAGCAACGGGCCGAAGCCGCCGAACGCGAGTTGACCAAGCTCAAGCTGCTGATCTACATGCAGAACCGCATCGGCGAGGAGATGGACGCGGTGGTGACCGGGGTCGAGGAGTTCGGGCTGTTTGCCGAGGGAATTCGCATTCCGGCCGAAGGATTGATCCGCGTCGCGTCGCTGGCCGACGACCGCTACCGCTACGACCGCACGACGCACACGCTCACCGGCTATCGCGCCGGCAATAGTTTCCGGTTGGGCGACCGCGTGCGCGTGAGCGTGGCCCGGGTCGACATCGACCGCCGCGAACTCGATTTCCGGCTCGTAGACCGCGGCCGCCGTGCGGCGGCAATAAAGGTGCGCGACAAGAAGACCAATGTCTCTCGCAACGGCACCAAGAAACGGCGCAAACACTGA
- the gcvT gene encoding glycine cleavage system aminomethyltransferase GcvT, whose translation MPATLMNPPLAKTPLSDWHVGHRGRMVDFAGWSMPVQYESIVAEHEAVRHAVGLFDISHMGRLTFAGPGATEFLDSLLTRRVADMQPGQIRYSLVTNDSGGILDDVLLYRLQDPSAAEQAPGENQVPYLLVVNASNRQKILDWIAAHLLPSGVVCCDETFSTAMIAVQGPAARKLVMDVLHPGLNAMRYYYGKSVGHGGELSVVSRTGYTGEDGFELIVPAAGAADLWEKLLTAGQSVGAVPVGLGARDTLRLEAAMPLYGHELSESIDPFTSGLDFAVNLEGRNFPGRDALAQIASRPRQRVRVGLELACKRVPREGYGIRRSSKASDDNVIGEISSGTFSPTLKRPIAMGYVRAEFSQPGTELTIDIRGQLEPARVVPLPLYRRPKTN comes from the coding sequence ATGCCTGCCACGCTGATGAATCCGCCGCTGGCCAAAACGCCGCTCTCCGATTGGCACGTCGGCCATCGCGGCCGCATGGTCGATTTCGCCGGCTGGTCGATGCCGGTGCAATACGAATCGATCGTCGCCGAGCATGAGGCAGTGCGGCATGCGGTCGGGTTGTTCGATATTTCGCACATGGGCCGGCTCACGTTTGCCGGCCCCGGCGCCACCGAATTTCTCGATTCGCTGCTGACGCGCCGCGTCGCCGACATGCAACCGGGCCAAATCCGCTATAGTCTGGTCACCAACGACTCCGGCGGAATTCTCGACGATGTGCTGCTGTATCGCTTGCAAGATCCGTCCGCGGCCGAACAAGCGCCGGGCGAAAACCAGGTTCCGTATTTGCTTGTCGTCAACGCCAGCAATCGCCAAAAAATTCTGGACTGGATCGCGGCCCATCTGCTCCCGAGTGGCGTCGTTTGCTGCGACGAAACGTTTTCCACCGCCATGATCGCCGTGCAGGGCCCCGCGGCGCGAAAGCTGGTGATGGATGTTCTCCATCCCGGCTTGAACGCGATGCGCTATTACTACGGCAAGAGCGTCGGCCACGGCGGTGAATTGAGCGTCGTCAGCCGCACCGGCTATACGGGCGAAGACGGCTTCGAATTGATCGTGCCGGCCGCCGGCGCGGCGGATCTGTGGGAAAAGCTGTTGACGGCCGGCCAATCCGTGGGCGCCGTTCCGGTCGGACTGGGAGCGCGCGACACACTGCGACTCGAGGCCGCGATGCCGCTGTATGGCCATGAGCTGTCGGAATCGATCGATCCGTTCACGTCCGGACTCGATTTCGCCGTGAATCTCGAAGGCCGCAATTTTCCCGGCCGCGACGCGTTGGCCCAAATCGCAAGCCGGCCTCGCCAGCGAGTGCGCGTGGGGTTGGAACTTGCCTGCAAGCGCGTGCCGCGAGAGGGTTATGGAATTCGACGAAGTTCAAAAGCAAGCGACGATAATGTGATTGGCGAAATTTCCAGCGGCACGTTTTCACCGACGCTCAAGCGGCCGATCGCGATGGGCTACGTGAGGGCCGAATTTTCCCAACCGGGCACAGAATTGACCATCGATATCCGCGGCCAATTAGAGCCGGCCCGCGTCGTGCCGCTGCCGCTTTATCGCCGCCCGAAAACGAACTAA
- the gcvPA gene encoding aminomethyl-transferring glycine dehydrogenase subunit GcvPA: MSYILNTPDDQQAMLAAIGVASIEELFAQVPAELRLRRPLDLPPALDEMELTAHMAELAGQNVAAGQKICFLGGGSYDHFIPAVVDYVAGRGEFYTSYTPYQPEASQGNLQVFFEYQTLITQLTGMDVSNASMYDGGSAAAEAVLMCIAATGRRGSVVVPENLHPEYRQTIATYLSNLDVRLHTVATPDGTTGAELLARSIGDDTACVVIQQPNFFGCVEDLQSLVQAAHERGAMVVAAVDPISLGLLRRPGEFGVDIVVAEGQSLGTPMQFGGPYLGIMACSEKFVRRMPGRIAGQTVDRRGNRCWVLTLQTREQHIRREKATSNICTNQGLFALRATVYLAALGPQGLRETAEACLRKANYARGRLTQTGRLSAAFDAPVFKEFVVRDGDRGVQSLVADALQAGFFAGVPLGGWYPRLSDCLLVTVTEKRTRREIDALANCVSQPNRRQEMVDA, encoded by the coding sequence ATGTCCTACATTCTCAACACACCGGACGATCAGCAAGCGATGCTCGCGGCGATTGGCGTCGCGTCGATCGAAGAGCTGTTTGCGCAGGTGCCGGCCGAATTGCGGCTGCGGCGGCCGCTGGATCTCCCGCCGGCGCTCGATGAGATGGAACTCACGGCCCACATGGCCGAGTTGGCGGGCCAAAATGTCGCCGCGGGGCAAAAAATTTGCTTCCTGGGGGGCGGCAGCTACGACCATTTCATCCCTGCCGTGGTCGACTATGTCGCCGGCCGCGGTGAGTTTTACACTTCCTACACCCCCTACCAGCCCGAGGCCAGCCAAGGCAACCTGCAAGTCTTTTTCGAATATCAAACGCTGATCACGCAACTGACCGGCATGGATGTGTCGAACGCCAGCATGTACGACGGCGGCAGCGCGGCAGCGGAAGCCGTGTTGATGTGCATCGCGGCAACGGGCCGCCGCGGAAGCGTCGTCGTGCCCGAAAACTTGCATCCCGAATATCGGCAAACGATCGCCACGTATTTGTCGAACCTCGACGTGCGGCTGCATACGGTCGCGACGCCGGACGGCACGACCGGCGCCGAGCTGCTGGCCCGCTCGATCGGCGACGACACGGCCTGTGTCGTGATCCAGCAGCCGAACTTTTTCGGTTGCGTCGAAGACCTGCAATCGCTCGTCCAAGCGGCCCACGAGCGCGGCGCGATGGTCGTGGCGGCAGTCGACCCGATCAGTCTCGGATTGCTCCGTCGGCCCGGCGAATTTGGCGTCGATATCGTTGTTGCCGAAGGGCAATCGCTCGGCACGCCGATGCAATTCGGCGGGCCCTACTTGGGCATCATGGCGTGCAGCGAAAAATTCGTTCGCCGCATGCCGGGCCGCATCGCCGGGCAGACGGTCGATCGCCGCGGCAATCGCTGCTGGGTGCTGACATTGCAAACCCGCGAGCAACACATCCGCCGCGAAAAAGCCACCAGCAATATCTGCACGAATCAGGGCCTTTTCGCGCTTCGAGCAACCGTGTATCTCGCCGCGCTCGGCCCGCAGGGCTTGCGCGAAACGGCCGAGGCGTGCCTGCGAAAAGCGAACTACGCCCGCGGCCGATTGACGCAGACGGGCCGCCTGAGCGCGGCATTCGATGCGCCGGTGTTCAAGGAATTCGTCGTCCGCGATGGTGACCGCGGCGTGCAATCGCTCGTGGCCGATGCGCTGCAGGCCGGCTTTTTCGCCGGCGTGCCGCTGGGTGGGTGGTATCCAAGGCTGTCGGATTGCCTGCTGGTGACCGTCACGGAAAAGCGGACCCGCCGCGAAATCGACGCACTGGCCAATTGCGTCAGCCAGCCCAACCGTCGCCAAGAAATGGTTGACGCGTAA